The sequence below is a genomic window from Candidatus Eisenbacteria bacterium.
CCTCACCGGTGTGCTCGTCAAGCACGAGAGACATGTATGCAACGTCGGGATGCTTTCTTGCTTCCGAATCTATCAACACTTTGAGCAGGGCGTCAGGTCCGCACTCGAAGGCGATAAGATACATCACGCCGTCCACGGATTTCGATTTGAAAAACAATCTTGCGCCGGCCAGAAGCTCTTTGGCCGCCGTCCAGTACGGAGGGCACTCCAACAATTTGACCTCTCTCTCGACTGTGGATGGGTCGAGATGTCTGGCAGTGACGACGTCTACCCCCAGTGACGTAAGTCGCTCACGAAGGTTGAAGTTCACGAAGGAGTCGAAGAGATTGTAAGGGTGACCCAGCAGTGCGATCCTCAGACCCTTCCAGTTGGCGCTGCCGACTTCCCTGAACAAAAAACTGGATTCGCTCTCGGCCTCAGGTTCGGCAGAGAACCAGTTTTTCTGAGCTCCCAGCGCTTCGCGACAAGCCTTCTTGAGGAGCTGGAGCTTGCCCAGCTCCCGAGCCAGGTCGCGGAACTGTTTCTCATGGCTGACTACTTTCTTTCTCAGGTCGATGATAGGATCGAGTATTCGATGAATGCCCGGCAGGTTGAGCCTCACCATGTCGGGAAATGCAACGATTTTCGGGCAGGTGTACGCGTTCTTTTCGACGCTGAGAACTCTCGGCAGAAACAGATAGTCGACCTTCGGTGCTATGGCGGCCACGTGTCCGCACGCAAGCTTCACGGGCAGACATATGTCAGTCAAGCAATACTGCACGCCCAGTTGTAGGATGCCCTTGTTGGTTGGAGGGGAGATCACAACTTCCTCTCCCAGTGCCCTGAAAAAAGTCTCCCACATCAAATGATACTTGTGGTAGAGAAGCGCACGCGGAATCCCGATTCTTGCCATGATCGTTTGTCGCCGCGGCCAAGTATTCCTTGCAGACAGGCGGATTCTCACACCCCGCTCGAGGCAGGAACTACGCTCGGGGCGAGATCTCCACGCCCTGCCCCGTGACCAGGCACTCCTCACACGCGGGTGGCTCCTTAGATAGCTCCTTTGGCTCTGTCTGATACCTGCCGCATCTGTCTCCCCATCCTGCAATCTTGGTATCGTTCATCAGGACCTCTATTACTTCACACAAATTTGGGCATTCCTTGCACTCGAAGCTGGTCGTCTTGTACTCCACTTTCCCCAGGGCAAAACCCCTGAAACGCGTCGTCTCCTCGGTTTCGGATTTCCACTCGTGGGCCAAGAGGGCGGCGCCGATCGCTCCCATCACTCCGAATCTCTCGGGCACCACGATCTCCATTTTGAGTTCGTCGGCGAGCGCTTTTCTGATTCCCTCGTTCGCCGCTACCCCTCCCTGAAAGACGACGGGAGGAAGAATTTCCTTTCCTTTGGCGACGTTGGCCAAGTAGTTGCGCACGAGGGCCTGACAGAGCCCCGCAACAATGTCCTCGACCTTGTGTCCTACCTGTTGCTTGTGAATCATGTCGCTCTCGGCGAACACCGTGCAGCGCCCGGCGATTCTCACGGGATTCTTGGAGGAAAGGGCGAGCCGTCCAAAGGCCTCGATGGGCACCGTGAGTCTGTTTGCCTGTTGATCGAGGAAGGAGCCTGTGCCGGCGGCACATATCGTGTTCATCGCGAAGTCGACGGCGACCTGGTTACGAATAATGACTATCTTCGAATCCTGGCCGCCTATCTCCATCACGGTCTGGACGTCGGGCTCCAGGTGAATTGCGGCGATAGAGTGCGCAGTTATCTCGTTCTTGACTATGTCGGCGCCTACAAGTTCGCCAGTGAGCCGTCTTGCGCTTCCGGTCGCGCCCGCGGCAAGCACGTGGGACTTGCAGGGCAAGGCCTCGGCTGCGAGCGAAATCGCCCTCTGCACTGCATCGATCGGGCGACCGGACGTCCTCAAATAGGCGTCGTAGAGAACTTTCAGGTTCTCGTCCAGAACGGCGAGATTTGTGCTCACGGAGCCAACGTCTATGCCCAGAAACACGTTCATAGTTCTTAGGATGGGTCAAATTGCCGGCGAATGCCTTGAAGAATGAGAATAGTACTCCGGTAAGTACGAGGCCCGGCCTACGAGAGACCCTCGCTCGTGCGGCGCCTCGGTTTCCATTAGCTTTGTGTTTCTCTGGAGATTCGGCGACTACTGCGAGGTGTCTCGCTTCCTCTTCGCGTACTCTTTTGCCTGGTACATGAAGGCCTGAAGCCTGGTCAACGTGTTCGCCTGCTCCGTGCCGTCATACACCATGTTGAGGAACGGGAAGCCACCCTCGTTCTTCTGGACGAACTTGAGTATAGCATGAGAGATGGTTCCAGGCATACACGTGAAGGGCATTGCGCTCACCACGCCCGCGAGTCCCTTCTTGATGAAATCGATCGACTTGCCGACAGTGAGTATGGCCTCTCCCTCAAAACTGGGATGGAGGTAAGGAGCCGCCATGTCCAACACTTGCTTCGACGAAGGTTCGCTCCAGGTTTCGATGAGACCCTTGAACGGATGGGACAACGAATGCTCGTCGCGCCTCATGACGTAGTCCTTGAGGAGATTCTTCACGAGGAGCTTGTAGTCACCGTCGAGACGGCTTCGCATGTGGCGCCGGACGTTGCGGTACAGGAACCATTCGTAGACCGGGGCCATCAGCACCTGTCCCCCGAGCCCTTCGATTTGCTCGACAAGATTGTTATTGCTGAAGTCGTTCGAACGCACGTATATCTCGCCCACAAGACCTATGAGGGGCCTCGGTTCTGAACGGTCAACCTTTATTTTCTCAAAAGCGACTCTGCTTCTTCCAATCGCGCCCAGTATGTCTTTGCGACTCCCGTTCTTTCTGATCACGTCGCATACGTCTTCGACCTGCTGCCAATAGACCCTCTCGATCAGTTTCTTGTCCTTGGCATAAGGTCTGGTCTCAAGAAGCCACTTGTAGAGCACGTCTATGCTGACGATTCCAAGCCAGCCCAATTCCAGGAAACGCCTTCCGACGAGTCCGAGATCATCGTAAAAGCTGGAGGCTTGGTTGGGGGCGTAGATGGGTACGTCTTCAAAACCGATTTCGTCCAACACTATTCTCTGCAAAGCATTGTATTGGCCGAAGCGGCAGGGACCGCCGGAGCCTCCCATGAAGAAGGCGTACTTGTTTCTGTCGAAGTCCGGCCGCATGGCCATCTTCACCATGTCGCCGGTCGTGACGATACAGGGAAAACACTCTTTGCCGGTCGTGTATTTTCTTCCCCAGTGGAGCGTCTCGTCGTCCGGCTCGGGGAGCACCTCTGCGGGCATACCGCAGGCCTGGAAGGCAGCCGCGATTCCGTGGGCATGGTCGGCCATTCGCGGTATCAGCACGATGCGCTGATTTCCCTTGGAGATGTTCACGGTCTCAAACTTCCACGGAGGCGCCGTCCTTCTGTCGGAGGCTCCCTCGAGGCTGTCCAGAAAGGCCTCGCATCTTGTGATAATTCCCGCGTCCGCACTGTGCTCGTCTACTTCTATCTGCAAGAATGGCTTGTCACCCATTCTCTGTCTGAAGAAGCGCGAGACGAAAGAATCCGGTCCACATCCGAAGTTGGTGATGTAGAGCGCGGTGAGTCTCGGATCGTTGGCGATAATCTCGGCGGCGGACAATATCTTCTGGCCGTATCTCCAATACATGTTGGGCCACTGGTCGCTGATTTTTACGCTGTCCAGAGGAAGAAAGTCCATGGGAATGGGGAGGACTCCCATGCCGCGCAGCTTACGCGGGATCTCGAGATTGGCACCGGGGTCGCATCCGTTGTACGAACGGCTGACCACGACAAAGGCCTTCTGGCCCTCTCTCAAAGACGAGAGAATCTCCCTGCCACGCTCTCTGCATCTTTCCTGGAACTCCTCGTAGGCTCCCCATGCCTTTAGAGCGGCCTTCTTTACACTCCGGTGATCGGCACCCAGTCGCTTTCCTACGTCCATCATCGCGTCGGCCAGATGCTCCGGCCCCATGCCAAGCCAGACGTGAGGAGTGAGAAGCTTCGAATCCTTCGAGTCGAAATCTATGGCGCCCCGCACCGTGTAAGTGAGACTCTGGATGTATGGGCACACAAAGCTGTCCGTGAACTTGTCGTCGTTGCTGGGAAGATTTATGACGCTGGGAAGGAAGATGTAATCAACCTTGCTGTCGACCAACGTCATTATGTGACCGAGAGCGACTTTCATGGGGAAGCACGTCTCCACGACCGAACCCTCGCAGCCACGATGGATGGCGCTCTTTGTGGTTGTCCCCGAGAGTATTACCTTGCATCCCAGCTCCGAGAAGAAGGCCTTCCAGAGTGGAAAGAGGTCGTGAAAGATGAGGCTTCTTGGCATTCCGATCTTGGGCGCGTCGTTTGATTTTTCGCCGGAGTCCTTGTACGTTTCCAGCAACAGTCTTTCTCTTTCCTTGAAAAGATCGGGTAGGTCCTCGCCCTTCGATGCCCCGCGATCGACGTCGTATTTTTCGCACCTGCTGCCGTAGTAGAGTGGCTTCTCACCCTCAACCTTCACGCAATTGATCTCGCATCTGTTGGCACAGTCCGTACATTCAAAAGACGTGACCTCGTAGGGTCTGTCACTGAGATCGAATCCTTTGAACCTGCTCCCCTTGCCGGCGTCGTTCTCCATGGCGAGGATTGCGCATCCGATGGCGCCGGTCACTTCGTGGTGTTCCGGCACCGTGATAGGCTTTCCTGTGATCTTCTCGAAGGCTGCGACCACGCCCCTGTTGGCCGCGACTCCGCCCTGGAAGAAAATCCTGTTGCCAACCTTTTTCCCGGCAACAACCTTGTTGAGATAATTGAGGACTATGGAGTAGCTCAAACCCGCGACGAGGCTGTTCGTGTCACTGCCGCCTTGCTGGTGGCGTACGAGCTCCGTCTCCATGAAAACGGTGCACCGGTCCCCAAGCGATACCGGGTTCTCGGCCTCCAGGGCCATCTTGCTGAACTCGTCGATGATGTTTATGCCGAGTCTCTCGGCCTGTTCTTCGAGGAAGCTGCCGGTGCCCGCGGCGCAGACCTTGTTCATCTCGAAATCAACTATGGCGCCGTTCTCGAGACTTATGTACTTGGAGTCCTGTCCGCCGATCTCAAAAATCGTATCCACCGTAGAATCTATCTCGGCTGCGGCGCGAGCCTGGGCCGTGATCTCATTCTTGACCAGGTCGGCGCCGATGAAGTCACCCGTGAGGTAGCGGCCCGAGCCGGTCGTGCAGGCTCCGCGAATCTCGACTACGTGGCCTACCTTGTCGCCTACGATCTTGAGCCCCTTCTGTACCGCCTCTATCGGACGGGAAGCAGTCATGAGATAGCACTTCGCCAACACTCTCTTCTCACTGTCCATGACCACGACGTTCGTGCTGATCGAACCTACGTCGACGCCGAGGTAGGCAGGAACCTTGCCGTCGGTATCGCGTTTTGGTTCGCCCTTTTTCCCGAATGGAAGCGTCCTTCCACCCTCCGCCGTGGAGAGACTATCCAGAAACTTGTCCTTGTCTCCCGCGGCCTGCTTGGCGAGAAACTCCTCGATCTTCTGAAGTCCAGGAAAGACAGTCTCGACGTTCTGTTCCAGCGCGTTGTAGACCGCGCCAATTGCTCCCATGGAAGCGAAATACTTGGGGATGATGAGGGCGCCTTGTTCAAGTTCAAGCACCTGTGTGAATGCGCGTATCATTCCCTGATTGGCGGCCACACCTCCCTGGAAGGAAATGGGCCTCACGAAAGTCCTGGCGGCACCGACCGTGCTCTTGAAGTTTCTGGCCATGGCGATGCAAAGGCCTGCCACTATATCCTTGGGAGGAGTGCCCTTCTGCTGAAGGTGTATCATGTCACTCTTTGCGAAGACACTGCACCTGCCTGCTATTCTTGGGGGAGTCTTTGATTCGAGGGCAAGCTTGCTGAACTCCTCTATCGAGAGGTCCAGCCTGTGCGCCTGCTGATCAAGAAACGACCCCGTGCCCGCGGCGCATATCGTGTTCATTGCAAAATCAACCATCTCGGTCCTGCGGCTCCGAGGATCCTCCTTCAGGAAGATGAGCTTTGAATCTTCGCCGCCAATCTCGATGACCGTACGCACTTCGGGATGCAAGTGCACCACGGCCGCCGTCTGGGCGACGACCTCATTTACAAAATGAGCGTTCAAGAGATCCGAGAAGAGTTGGCCGGCGGCTCCCGTCACTGCCACCAGTTTTATCCGCGAAGGAGGGTATTTCTTGAGAAGATCCTTGAGAGCATCGAGTGTGGCGGCCACGGGATGGCCTTTGTGACGAACGTAGCTGTCTTCCACAACCTGCTTGTCAGGCCGCACCACTGCAATGTTTACGCTCACGGAGCCTGCGTCGATCCCTACGCAGACCTTTTCCGATCCAGCGTTCATTCTTGCGCCCGAAGGTGGCTGTTTCTGCTTATCCTCGATTGTCATGATTTCCCGACGTTCTTCCCTCTTGTGCTTCAGGGCTTTCCCCATACATCTCAGCCTCGCTGCCTCGTCCCAGAATTCCCTGGGGCCACGTCATACATCTTGAGGCTTCTTGCTGGACTGGGAATTGGACCGGGCGGCACGGAGCGTCTGCTGCGGCACCAGCACCGTGCTACATGAGGGGAGCACCGCCCCTGGAATCAGTTACCAAAATTGAGCCTAGAGTCTATC
It includes:
- a CDS encoding acyl-CoA dehydratase activase-related protein; amino-acid sequence: MARIGIPRALLYHKYHLMWETFFRALGEEVVISPPTNKGILQLGVQYCLTDICLPVKLACGHVAAIAPKVDYLFLPRVLSVEKNAYTCPKIVAFPDMVRLNLPGIHRILDPIIDLRKKVVSHEKQFRDLARELGKLQLLKKACREALGAQKNWFSAEPEAESESSFLFREVGSANWKGLRIALLGHPYNLFDSFVNFNLRERLTSLGVDVVTARHLDPSTVEREVKLLECPPYWTAAKELLAGARLFFKSKSVDGVMYLIAFECGPDALLKVLIDSEARKHPDVAYMSLVLDEHTGEAGVETRLEAYLDAIARRKRKHATEPLGSPA
- a CDS encoding acyl-CoA dehydratase activase, which translates into the protein MNVFLGIDVGSVSTNLAVLDENLKVLYDAYLRTSGRPIDAVQRAISLAAEALPCKSHVLAAGATGSARRLTGELVGADIVKNEITAHSIAAIHLEPDVQTVMEIGGQDSKIVIIRNQVAVDFAMNTICAAGTGSFLDQQANRLTVPIEAFGRLALSSKNPVRIAGRCTVFAESDMIHKQQVGHKVEDIVAGLCQALVRNYLANVAKGKEILPPVVFQGGVAANEGIRKALADELKMEIVVPERFGVMGAIGAALLAHEWKSETEETTRFRGFALGKVEYKTTSFECKECPNLCEVIEVLMNDTKIAGWGDRCGRYQTEPKELSKEPPACEECLVTGQGVEISPRA
- a CDS encoding acyl-CoA dehydratase activase — translated: MGKALKHKREERREIMTIEDKQKQPPSGARMNAGSEKVCVGIDAGSVSVNIAVVRPDKQVVEDSYVRHKGHPVAATLDALKDLLKKYPPSRIKLVAVTGAAGQLFSDLLNAHFVNEVVAQTAAVVHLHPEVRTVIEIGGEDSKLIFLKEDPRSRRTEMVDFAMNTICAAGTGSFLDQQAHRLDLSIEEFSKLALESKTPPRIAGRCSVFAKSDMIHLQQKGTPPKDIVAGLCIAMARNFKSTVGAARTFVRPISFQGGVAANQGMIRAFTQVLELEQGALIIPKYFASMGAIGAVYNALEQNVETVFPGLQKIEEFLAKQAAGDKDKFLDSLSTAEGGRTLPFGKKGEPKRDTDGKVPAYLGVDVGSISTNVVVMDSEKRVLAKCYLMTASRPIEAVQKGLKIVGDKVGHVVEIRGACTTGSGRYLTGDFIGADLVKNEITAQARAAAEIDSTVDTIFEIGGQDSKYISLENGAIVDFEMNKVCAAGTGSFLEEQAERLGINIIDEFSKMALEAENPVSLGDRCTVFMETELVRHQQGGSDTNSLVAGLSYSIVLNYLNKVVAGKKVGNRIFFQGGVAANRGVVAAFEKITGKPITVPEHHEVTGAIGCAILAMENDAGKGSRFKGFDLSDRPYEVTSFECTDCANRCEINCVKVEGEKPLYYGSRCEKYDVDRGASKGEDLPDLFKERERLLLETYKDSGEKSNDAPKIGMPRSLIFHDLFPLWKAFFSELGCKVILSGTTTKSAIHRGCEGSVVETCFPMKVALGHIMTLVDSKVDYIFLPSVINLPSNDDKFTDSFVCPYIQSLTYTVRGAIDFDSKDSKLLTPHVWLGMGPEHLADAMMDVGKRLGADHRSVKKAALKAWGAYEEFQERCRERGREILSSLREGQKAFVVVSRSYNGCDPGANLEIPRKLRGMGVLPIPMDFLPLDSVKISDQWPNMYWRYGQKILSAAEIIANDPRLTALYITNFGCGPDSFVSRFFRQRMGDKPFLQIEVDEHSADAGIITRCEAFLDSLEGASDRRTAPPWKFETVNISKGNQRIVLIPRMADHAHGIAAAFQACGMPAEVLPEPDDETLHWGRKYTTGKECFPCIVTTGDMVKMAMRPDFDRNKYAFFMGGSGGPCRFGQYNALQRIVLDEIGFEDVPIYAPNQASSFYDDLGLVGRRFLELGWLGIVSIDVLYKWLLETRPYAKDKKLIERVYWQQVEDVCDVIRKNGSRKDILGAIGRSRVAFEKIKVDRSEPRPLIGLVGEIYVRSNDFSNNNLVEQIEGLGGQVLMAPVYEWFLYRNVRRHMRSRLDGDYKLLVKNLLKDYVMRRDEHSLSHPFKGLIETWSEPSSKQVLDMAAPYLHPSFEGEAILTVGKSIDFIKKGLAGVVSAMPFTCMPGTISHAILKFVQKNEGGFPFLNMVYDGTEQANTLTRLQAFMYQAKEYAKRKRDTSQ